Proteins co-encoded in one Dyella japonica A8 genomic window:
- a CDS encoding RcnB family protein, which translates to MKRLLSFAIAAALVASSGLAVASPQDDHGHGNDKHWDDGDHGHGHNPKDEGRHDNGKHKGWYKKGDRLPDYYYGRDYYVEDYEHYHLRRPDPGYRWVRADGGQFYLTLISSGVIIDVSGGL; encoded by the coding sequence ATGAAACGCCTACTCTCGTTCGCCATCGCAGCAGCTCTGGTTGCCAGCAGCGGACTGGCCGTTGCTTCGCCGCAGGACGACCATGGCCATGGCAACGACAAACATTGGGACGACGGTGACCACGGGCATGGCCACAACCCCAAGGACGAGGGACGGCACGACAACGGCAAGCACAAGGGCTGGTACAAGAAGGGCGATCGCCTGCCGGACTACTACTATGGCCGCGATTACTACGTAGAGGACTACGAGCACTATCACTTGCGTCGTCCGGACCCGGGTTACCGCTGGGTGCGTGCCGATGGCGGCCAGTTCTATCTGACGCTGATCTCCAGCGGCGTGATCATCGACGTCTCCGGCGGTCTCTGA
- a CDS encoding transporter, which yields MNVKNTGTLCALGVLGLMAQAAHADDSSTIKVGAGIDYTTGSYGTSTTTDITQVPVTFGYDIDRWSFKLAVPYIHVDGADNVIPGIGPVKNNNPKGRGHGKGNGNGSGGTTPTTETAGSASGLGDITAAATYEAYRDTASQFGIDLTGKIKFGTADANKGLGTGKNDYSFAVDSYKGFGAFTVFGGVSYTWLGSSQYIRLNNVFGANVGASYKLDTHSSFGAYYDYREKASDTSFARNELTGYYAYKFAAGWKAQAYVTKGFTDGSPDWGVGATVAYSF from the coding sequence ATGAACGTGAAGAATACCGGCACCCTCTGCGCCCTCGGCGTACTGGGCCTGATGGCACAAGCCGCGCACGCCGATGACAGCTCCACCATCAAGGTGGGCGCCGGCATCGACTACACCACCGGCAGCTACGGCACGTCGACCACGACGGACATTACGCAGGTGCCGGTCACCTTCGGCTATGACATCGACCGCTGGTCGTTCAAGCTGGCCGTGCCGTACATCCATGTCGACGGTGCGGACAACGTGATTCCCGGCATCGGTCCGGTGAAGAACAACAATCCCAAGGGCCGCGGCCATGGCAAGGGCAACGGCAACGGCTCGGGCGGCACCACGCCGACCACCGAAACGGCCGGCTCCGCCTCCGGCCTGGGCGACATCACCGCTGCCGCCACGTACGAGGCTTACCGCGACACTGCTTCGCAGTTCGGCATCGACCTGACCGGCAAGATCAAGTTCGGCACCGCCGACGCCAACAAGGGCCTGGGCACGGGCAAGAACGACTACAGCTTCGCGGTGGACTCGTACAAGGGCTTTGGTGCCTTCACTGTGTTTGGCGGCGTGAGCTACACGTGGCTGGGCAGCTCGCAGTACATCCGCCTCAACAACGTGTTCGGGGCCAACGTGGGCGCGAGCTACAAGCTCGACACGCACAGCAGCTTCGGCGCGTACTACGACTACCGCGAAAAGGCCTCGGACACGAGCTTCGCGCGCAATGAACTCACCGGCTACTACGCCTACAAGTTCGCTGCCGGCTGGAAGGCCCAGGCATACGTGACCAAGGGCTTCACCGATGGCAGCCCGGACTGGGGCGTGGGCGCCACGGTGGCGTACTCGTTCTAA
- a CDS encoding 2'-5' RNA ligase family protein, whose product MARTLLALLVPEAERVVGSFRDAYDPSARRGLGAHITLIYPFIDSELLTPTMLARVRDIAADIPAPMFRLVEVKTFPSVVWLAPEPAKPIIQIATALERAFPDHPKGGGAFPDFIPHLSVARHIQQEKVAVVNELQARLADHGPIYGWCESMSLLVSENRRWRELAQYPFLH is encoded by the coding sequence ATGGCGCGTACCCTGCTAGCGTTGCTGGTGCCCGAGGCCGAGCGGGTCGTCGGTAGCTTCCGCGATGCGTACGACCCTTCCGCCCGGCGCGGACTGGGTGCACACATCACGCTCATCTATCCCTTCATCGACAGCGAGCTGCTTACGCCCACCATGCTGGCGCGCGTGCGCGATATCGCCGCCGATATTCCGGCTCCCATGTTCCGGCTGGTGGAAGTGAAGACGTTTCCTTCCGTCGTGTGGCTCGCCCCCGAACCCGCGAAGCCCATCATCCAGATCGCCACGGCGCTGGAGCGTGCCTTCCCCGACCACCCCAAGGGTGGCGGCGCCTTTCCCGACTTCATTCCCCATCTTTCCGTCGCGCGGCACATCCAGCAGGAGAAGGTCGCTGTCGTCAACGAACTCCAGGCACGGCTTGCCGACCACGGCCCGATCTATGGCTGGTGCGAGTCCATGTCGTTGCTGGTAAGCGAGAACCGACGATGGCGGGAGCTGGCGCAATACCCCTTCCTGCACTGA
- a CDS encoding DUF2968 domain-containing protein: MEASLAAGVRCVGPIHACRPGLCVVQRSGISREIVMTENAAVREFPLAPGACDEGIVTADGHGDEPAASHDEELADPGMMAIGWRRTGFDGDMVAVADVEEVEWLEREAALTMLRELHSFGHGVRLYFHAPELVFYAAIYMDGLLWRAVKSNEFEFAEKAFDEFSTQVTSRARAEVRRVQLEARNVQLKRRIAESEARVERLRVNMQRNAAQKQRALERDNELRHDIKHLEATRVQAQLQANRTMRQIGQLYSNCAAELPRPRTLSLISRKR; the protein is encoded by the coding sequence ATGGAAGCATCACTGGCCGCTGGCGTCCGCTGCGTCGGCCCCATCCATGCTTGCCGGCCTGGCCTGTGCGTTGTGCAGAGGTCCGGTATATCGCGGGAGATCGTCATGACTGAGAATGCAGCGGTACGTGAGTTTCCCTTGGCGCCAGGTGCGTGCGACGAGGGTATCGTCACGGCGGATGGCCATGGCGACGAGCCCGCCGCTTCGCACGATGAGGAACTTGCCGATCCTGGCATGATGGCCATTGGCTGGCGGCGGACCGGCTTTGATGGCGACATGGTCGCCGTGGCCGACGTGGAAGAGGTGGAGTGGCTGGAACGGGAAGCCGCCCTCACCATGCTGCGTGAGCTGCACAGCTTCGGCCACGGTGTTCGGCTTTATTTCCACGCGCCGGAGCTGGTGTTCTACGCGGCCATTTACATGGACGGGCTGCTGTGGCGTGCGGTGAAATCCAACGAGTTCGAATTTGCCGAGAAGGCCTTCGACGAATTTTCCACGCAAGTGACCAGCCGTGCCCGCGCCGAAGTGCGGCGGGTCCAGCTGGAGGCGAGAAACGTACAGCTGAAGCGGCGTATCGCCGAATCCGAGGCAAGGGTCGAGCGCCTGCGCGTCAACATGCAGCGCAACGCCGCGCAGAAACAGCGCGCGCTGGAGCGCGACAACGAACTGCGCCACGACATCAAGCACCTTGAGGCTACACGCGTGCAGGCGCAGCTGCAGGCCAACCGGACCATGCGGCAGATTGGCCAGCTCTATTCGAACTGTGCGGCGGAATTGCCGCGTCCGCGCACTCTGAGCCTGATCAGCCGGAAGCGGTGA